One Arcobacter arenosus DNA window includes the following coding sequences:
- a CDS encoding response regulator transcription factor — MENIESYKKNARILLVEDEYETQAKLLKILNRVYNNIIVAKNGDDALMIIRDFYLRGKNFDLVISDINMPIMDGVDLLKNVRHIDELLPFIFLTAQLDVKQLLDVVKLDINDYILKPIDVEPLLQSIEKVLNKNYKKNFLIGEKSSILLENGFEWDIEEKVLYKNNSTVKLTKKELQLIDILCKNINRVVNTDDIINFIWDEIKDFESAIANLKNLISRLRVKMPDLNIENMYGFGYKLRMKDGRI, encoded by the coding sequence ATGGAAAATATAGAAAGTTACAAAAAAAATGCAAGAATACTTCTTGTGGAAGATGAATATGAAACTCAAGCTAAGTTGTTGAAGATTCTAAATAGAGTTTATAATAATATTATTGTAGCAAAAAATGGTGATGATGCTTTAATGATAATTAGAGACTTCTATTTAAGAGGTAAAAATTTTGACTTGGTGATTAGTGATATTAATATGCCAATAATGGATGGCGTTGATTTACTAAAAAATGTAAGACATATTGATGAACTTTTGCCTTTTATCTTTTTAACTGCTCAACTTGATGTTAAACAGTTATTAGATGTAGTAAAACTTGATATAAATGATTATATTCTAAAACCTATTGATGTGGAGCCTTTACTTCAAAGTATTGAAAAAGTTTTGAATAAAAACTACAAAAAGAATTTTTTAATAGGGGAGAAAAGTTCTATACTATTAGAAAATGGTTTTGAATGGGATATTGAAGAAAAAGTTTTATATAAAAATAACAGTACAGTTAAATTAACAAAAAAAGAGTTACAACTAATTGATATTTTGTGTAAAAATATTAATAGAGTAGTTAATACAGATGATATTATTAACTTTATTTGGGATGAGATAAAAGATTTTGAATCTGCAATAGCAAATTTGAAAAATCTTATTTCAAGATTAAGGGTTAAAATGCCAGATTTAAATATTGAAAATATGTATGGCTTTGGATACAAGCTAAGGATGAAAGATGGAAGAATTTAA